A region from the uncultured Stenotrophomonas sp. genome encodes:
- the ftsY gene encoding Signal recognition particle receptor FtsY: protein MLSFFRRKKPQDAPAANQPTSPSSEETAHIPSFAEREMPGTDSHAIDAASQPEQSAPLEPSATTTPGSDDALIPANAAPAAPAGKPGWRERLRNSAFSRSLGGLFSRNPKLDDDLLDEIETALLTADVGVPATTALVEDLRKRMKAREFADANALLAALRADLIALLQPVAKPLVIDRDAKPFVILTVGVNGVGKTTTIGKLAKRFKDEGHSLMLAAGDTFRAAAVAQLQVWGERNGVAVVAQGQNADAASVAFDALQAGKARGTGVLIADTAGRLHTQSGLMNELSKIRRVLGKIDATAPHEVLMVIDGTTGQNALNQLRQFHAAANVTGLVVTKLDGTAKGGVVFALAREFGIPIRFAGIGERPEDLRVFDPEAFVDALLPEALGV from the coding sequence ATGCTCAGTTTTTTCCGTCGCAAGAAACCCCAGGACGCCCCGGCGGCAAACCAGCCGACATCGCCATCCTCCGAGGAAACGGCCCATATCCCCTCGTTCGCCGAACGGGAAATGCCGGGCACCGATAGCCACGCCATCGACGCCGCGAGCCAGCCGGAACAATCTGCTCCGCTCGAGCCGTCGGCAACGACCACGCCGGGCAGCGACGATGCCCTGATCCCCGCCAATGCCGCACCGGCGGCCCCGGCCGGCAAGCCCGGCTGGCGCGAGCGCCTGCGCAACAGCGCCTTCAGCCGTAGCCTCGGCGGCCTGTTCTCGCGCAACCCGAAACTGGACGACGACCTGCTCGACGAGATCGAGACCGCCCTGCTCACCGCCGACGTCGGCGTACCGGCCACCACCGCGCTGGTCGAGGACTTGCGCAAGCGCATGAAGGCACGCGAATTCGCCGATGCCAACGCCCTGCTCGCCGCACTGCGCGCAGACCTGATCGCGCTGCTGCAACCGGTTGCCAAACCGCTGGTCATCGACCGCGACGCCAAACCCTTCGTGATCCTCACCGTCGGCGTCAACGGCGTCGGCAAGACCACCACCATCGGCAAGCTTGCCAAGCGCTTCAAGGACGAAGGCCACAGCCTGATGCTGGCCGCCGGCGACACCTTCCGCGCCGCCGCCGTGGCGCAACTGCAGGTGTGGGGCGAACGCAACGGCGTGGCCGTGGTGGCACAGGGGCAGAACGCCGATGCCGCCTCGGTTGCGTTCGACGCGCTGCAAGCCGGCAAGGCGCGTGGCACCGGCGTGCTGATCGCCGACACCGCCGGCCGCCTGCATACCCAGAGCGGGCTGATGAATGAACTGAGCAAGATCCGCCGCGTGCTCGGCAAGATCGACGCCACCGCGCCGCACGAGGTGCTGATGGTGATCGACGGCACCACCGGCCAGAACGCGCTGAACCAGCTGCGCCAGTTCCATGCCGCGGCCAACGTCACCGGGCTGGTGGTGACCAAGCTCGACGGCACCGCCAAGGGCGGCGTGGTGTTCGCACTGGCGCGCGAGTTCGGCATCCCGATCCGATTCGCCGGCATCGGCGAACGACCCGAGGACCTGCGCGTGTTCGACCCGGAGGCCTTCGTCGATGCGCTGCTGCCCGAGGCGCTGGGAGTCTGA
- the htpG gene encoding molecular chaperone HSP90 family (Evidence 2a : Function of homologous gene experimentally demonstrated in an other organism; PubMedId : 11606187, 21134381, 3299380, 8419347, 9298646; Product type f : factor), which produces MTAATQKETRGFQTEVKQLLHLMIHSLYSNKEIFLRELVSNAADAADKLRFEALTRPELLEGGAPLRIRIEADPAARTLTIDDNGIGLSREEAIAHLGTIAKSGTAEFLKNLSGDQKKDANLIGQFGVGFYSAFIVADQVDVYSRRAGLPASEGVHWSSRGEGEFEVEGIDKPERGTRIVLHLKDGEEDFADGWKLRGLVKKYSDHIGLPIELQKEHNGEDKPEAPEWEAVNKANALWTRSKSEITDEEYTEFYKHIAHDFSDPLAWSHNKVEGKLEYTSLLYTPGRAPFDLYQRDAAKGLKLYVQRVFIMDQAEQFLPLYLRFIKGVVDSADLPLNVSREILQSGPVIDSMKSALTKRSLDMLEKLAKDRPEDYASFWKEFGQVLKEGPAEDFGNREKIAGLLRFASTHDASGEQGVALADYVGRMVEGQDKIYYLTGESHLQVKDSPHLEVFRKKGIEVLLMTDRIDEWLMSYLHEFDGKSFVDVARGDLDLGTLDTEEEKKAQEETAKAKEGLATRIKTALGGDVAEVRVSHRLTDSPAILAIGEQDLGLQMRQILEASGQKVPESKPVFEFNPGHPLIEKLDAEPDMDRFDDLARVLFDQAALAAGDGLKDPAAYVRRLNKLLLELSA; this is translated from the coding sequence ATGACCGCCGCAACCCAGAAGGAAACCCGCGGTTTCCAGACCGAGGTGAAGCAGCTGCTGCACCTGATGATCCACTCGCTGTACTCGAACAAGGAAATCTTCCTGCGCGAGCTGGTCTCCAATGCCGCCGACGCCGCCGACAAGCTGCGCTTCGAGGCGCTGACCCGGCCGGAGCTGCTGGAAGGCGGCGCGCCGCTGCGCATCCGCATCGAGGCCGACCCGGCCGCGCGCACCCTGACCATCGACGACAACGGCATCGGCCTGAGCCGCGAGGAGGCCATCGCCCACCTCGGCACCATCGCCAAGTCCGGTACCGCCGAGTTCCTGAAGAACCTGTCCGGCGACCAGAAGAAGGACGCCAACCTGATCGGTCAGTTCGGCGTGGGCTTCTATTCGGCCTTCATCGTCGCCGACCAGGTGGACGTGTACAGCCGCCGCGCCGGGTTGCCGGCCAGCGAGGGCGTGCACTGGTCCTCGCGCGGCGAAGGCGAGTTCGAGGTCGAGGGCATCGACAAGCCCGAGCGCGGCACCCGCATCGTGCTGCACCTGAAAGACGGCGAGGAAGACTTCGCCGATGGCTGGAAGCTGCGCGGGCTGGTCAAGAAGTATTCGGACCACATCGGCCTGCCGATCGAATTGCAGAAGGAACACAACGGCGAGGACAAGCCCGAGGCCCCGGAGTGGGAAGCGGTCAACAAGGCCAATGCGCTGTGGACCCGGTCCAAGTCCGAGATCACGGACGAGGAATACACCGAGTTCTACAAGCACATCGCCCATGACTTCAGCGACCCGCTGGCATGGAGCCACAACAAGGTCGAGGGCAAGCTGGAGTACACCTCGCTGCTGTACACCCCCGGCCGCGCACCGTTCGACCTGTACCAGCGCGACGCTGCCAAGGGCCTGAAGCTGTACGTGCAGCGCGTCTTCATCATGGACCAGGCCGAGCAGTTCCTGCCGCTGTACCTGCGCTTCATCAAGGGCGTGGTCGATTCGGCCGACCTGCCGCTGAATGTCTCGCGCGAGATCCTGCAGTCCGGCCCGGTGATCGACTCGATGAAGTCGGCACTGACCAAGCGTTCGCTGGACATGCTGGAGAAGCTGGCAAAGGACCGGCCCGAGGATTACGCCAGCTTCTGGAAGGAGTTCGGCCAGGTGCTGAAGGAAGGCCCGGCCGAGGATTTCGGCAACCGCGAGAAGATCGCCGGCCTGCTGCGCTTCGCCTCCACCCATGACGCCAGCGGCGAGCAGGGCGTGGCGCTGGCCGATTACGTCGGGCGCATGGTCGAAGGCCAGGACAAGATCTACTACCTCACCGGCGAGAGCCACCTGCAGGTCAAGGACAGCCCGCACCTGGAGGTGTTCCGCAAGAAGGGCATCGAAGTGCTGCTGATGACCGACCGCATCGACGAATGGCTGATGAGCTACCTGCACGAGTTCGACGGCAAGTCGTTCGTGGACGTGGCGCGCGGCGACCTCGACCTCGGCACGCTGGATACCGAGGAGGAAAAGAAGGCGCAGGAAGAAACCGCCAAGGCCAAGGAAGGGCTGGCCACGCGCATCAAGACCGCGCTCGGCGGGGACGTGGCCGAGGTGCGCGTCTCCCACCGCCTGACCGACTCGCCGGCGATCCTCGCCATCGGCGAGCAGGATCTCGGCCTGCAGATGCGCCAGATACTGGAAGCCAGCGGACAGAAGGTGCCCGAGAGCAAGCCGGTGTTCGAGTTCAACCCGGGCCACCCGCTGATCGAAAAGCTCGACGCCGAGCCGGACATGGATCGCTTCGACGACCTGGCCCGCGTGCTGTTCGACCAGGCCGCACTGGCCGCCGGCGACGGCCTGAAGGACCCGGCCGCCTACGTGCGCCGGCTCAACAAGCTGCTGCTGGAACTGTCGGCCTGA
- a CDS encoding conserved hypothetical protein (Evidence 4 : Homologs of previously reported genes of unknown function) yields MRVAVMGVKTSAHNIAVQPVNPVGPRQVLAVHAVATGGVQAQVVNGEGPPDMVADLLEAKTYELAFAANAMVIRREGEMLGKLFDAFA; encoded by the coding sequence ATGCGCGTGGCCGTGATGGGCGTGAAGACATCGGCGCACAACATCGCGGTGCAGCCGGTGAACCCGGTGGGGCCGAGGCAGGTGCTTGCGGTGCATGCGGTTGCCACCGGCGGTGTCCAAGCGCAGGTGGTCAACGGGGAAGGGCCACCGGACATGGTGGCCGACCTGCTGGAGGCCAAGACCTATGAACTGGCCTTCGCCGCCAATGCGATGGTGATCCGGCGTGAAGGCGAGATGCTGGGCAAACTGTTCGATGCGTTTGCCTGA